The following nucleotide sequence is from Penicillium digitatum chromosome 5, complete sequence.
GCTTGCGCGCAACGTCCATACCGTTCAGGTCATCACGAGGATCCGGCTCGGTGTAGCCAAGCTCCTTGGCCTGGGCGACGACGGCGCTCCACTGCGCATTGGAAGAGCCTGAGGCAGGAGCGAAGGtgttgaagaggaaggaAAGAGTGCCGGAGAACACACCCTCAATGCGGGTGACCTCGTCACCGGTGGCCACCAGGTCCTTCAAGGTGGACAACACGGGCAAGCCAGCGCCCACAGTGCTCTCGTGGTACACGAGGGCCTTGCCCTCAGCTGCAGAGGCAAATATATCCTTCCACAGGGACAGATCATCGGAGAATCCCTTCTTGTTGGGCGTCACGACTGAGATGCCCTTCTTGAGGAATGTAGGGTACTGCCGGGCGAGGCTGATGTCGGAGGTGTTATCGACCAAAATGGCTCGGCCAGGAGCTGAGGCAAGGTATGTGGCAATCTCTTCGGCCTGGAGGGCACCGCTCTTGGTCAGAGATGGTGTAGCAGCAGCTGTGGCCCAGTCAGCGGCGGGGATGGCTGGTGAATAGGCGGGAGTCGGGGCAAGGAGGGTCTGGGAGGAGCGGGCTAGGACAACAAGCTTGGGCGCATTGGGAAGACGGGCAAGCTGTTGGAGGAAGGCAGTACCAACGCCTCCGACACCTAATTCATCAAAACGTTAGCTCACGTAATTCAGAATTCAAAGCTCAGGAGTGGGAGGAAATTACCGATGACACCAAGGTAGATAGGGCTAGCCGACATAATGCAGATTGGAAGATTTGTGTCTTGATTGTATTGATCGATTTgactttttgattcccaaACAAGAGTTCAATTTCTGATCAAAACTAAAGAATCGATCAATTGAGTCACGGCGCGATCTATTCACCTGAGCAGTGGGGGTGCGGGGCTGCCCCGACCATCGGTCTTAGTCATCAAGTGCCGGCAGAAAGAGAGATCCTAAGGTTAGCGGTGTAGGCTACGCCACCGGGCTTATCGATTCTTACCTCACGATAAGCCTCCAGTGGCACCTGGGAATTGTGAGACGTGGAACATCCGTGAAACTTGCAACTTCTTGACATTACGCACGTACCATTCACAGTATTATGCCTGCTGATCAAGATTCACTCTACGGGCAACCCCGTtcaaaaaagaacaaaactGAGCAAACCAGCTCAAGCCTCGCCTTTACCTCTCAGCTCTCTTCACTCATTGCACAAAATGCGACCTCCGCTCCGTCGCGTGGGCGCCAGCGTCCCTCCAAGAATCCGAAGTCAGATATATTCTCTAAGCACAACAAAGGCACTCAGAAGCGCGCAGCTGCCGATCTCGCAGATGACAACAGGGCCGTCAAGCAAGTCCACAGGAGTACCCAGGACATAGGCTCCGTCGACGCCAATACACTGGCTCGGTCTCGACGCCGCATGCAGGAAAAAGTGCGCCTTTACGATGATATGAAGAAGGGACTGCACTTTACCGGTGatagtgatgatgatgacatgCCAGTGGATCCATCCGACCCGGACGCCTACCTGGCCCGACTACGACGCAAGGAGAAAGAGGTATTGGTAGATTTCGATCTCAAGCATTCAAACGAGGAGCCTCTCAAGCAAGAAGAATCCGATAACGATAATGCATCGATAATTTCCTACGAAGACGATCTTGGCCGTTCTCGCCGTGGCACTCGCGCCGAAGCCGCCGAAGCCGCTCGCGCCAAGGATGAAGAAGCAGGTGGCAGAGCTTCACAGGAACGCTGGCGCCCTACTCGCCCTGAAAATTTGATTTACGGAGAGGTTGTTCAGACTGAAGCCTTCAATCCCGATGCCAACATTGCGTCACACATGTCCCATCTCGCTGCTCGTCGTGACCGCTCGCCTACCCCGCCAGAGAAGAAGCATTACGATGCCGAAGCAGAGATTCGCAATCGTGGAACTGGATTCTATAACTTTTCTACCGACGAGGAGGAGCGCAAGCAGCAGATGGAGGAACTCCAGATTCTGCGAGAAGGGACCTTGTTCAAGCGGAAAACGGACGAGGAACGGATAGCCGAACGCAAGGCTCATATAGAGTGGCGACTCAAAGAAATGAAGAGACTTAACGAGGAGAGGAAGGAGAGATGGCGTCTGGAGGATCTTGAAGCCGAACGCAACCCACCTAAGCCACAAACTACGCCTCCACCTAAACCATCCCCCACAAAATGGTTGTACCCTGAGTCAGACACCCCGTATGACCGAACTAAATGCCCACTGTGGCGCCGCTACATGGTGATGGTTTATCCCGACCCAGACGATATCACTGACGCTGCAAAGGACAAGGACAAGGACACTTCCTAAGTTTGTTTCATCGTGTTTCGCGGTGGCCAAGTGATACCTCATCTGTCCATCGCATTTTCCCACGCTTTGATTGGCAGTGTGCTAACGGCTTCCTAATCCATGGCCTCTTTTGTTTATGTATGATACCCCTCATTAGTTAGCTTGCGCTATTATTTCCGAAAATGGATTTGATTGGACCTACATGGTCTGTGTTTGTATCTTCCAATGGATTCGAGGACCTCAGAAGGTAGGGCGCTTTAGCTTGTTATGTCAAGCGCATTGTGCAGCATATCCAGTGGTAGGGCTACCATGACAACGAAAAACCTGAAGCTGTAGTACGAAATAGAAAGTCCCAAGAAGGACCAAACTAGAAATCGGAACTACTAGCGAGGAGTGCACGGCTTTTGAAATCTTGAATTATCGCATTCATATCGACATAACTCATAACTCATCATGTCAGAgcagagattccaattctAAACTGTGGGTTTCACCAAATACCTCAATCGCCCAATTCATCCATAACGTCCAAGAACTCCTTGGCATCTAAATCAAAATTCAATCAGTCAACAATCCTCGAGATGGGGATCACTTCAGGACCACTCACCAGACGAGCTTGTGAACTCCAAGACATGGTGTCCCTGTGACGTCTGCAGAGGAGTATACTCATCCATAGATATAAATACCACAGGCTTGGTATCACGCATTATCACCGTTTTGGAATCGTATAACTTCAGCCATTTGCGTTTCCCGAGGTTGTGGGTAACGAACGCAGTCCAGACCGGTGTGCTGCGTTCGTTGTTATTAGAATTTTTTAATGTAATTCACACAGTCCGACATTTGACATACTGGTTCATATCGCCTAGGTAGACTGACGCCTGTAGTCTAACAGCTCCAGTCACCGTATCTTTATATACGCGCAACGCGTGCACGTAGTCGTCGTCGGTGATTGTTCTAGCAAACATCAGCCTCTGTGCAGTTCGTTGTTCTTGGTATGGATTGCTCACCCTCCAAAGCATTCTTGTTCGTGTGCCAGCTCATGGTCTAGAATTTCCTCGATGGGGTGGCCTTCATCCTGGGAGCGCAAGGCAAGAAATGTGTTATGGAATAGTACCAGATCTGTCGGATAAAAGTGTGAGCGTTGTCACTTCAACAGCCACGGCAGAGCTTTCAAATTGACACTCCTGACCTTCCAATGTGGTGAACTTCAATTGCGTCCATAAAACAAGCTCTGTCCCACGATTCCGCCGCCTACATAGTCGGAGACAAGAGCCATCTCGCAAGACCTCGAGTAAGTTAAGCGGCAAGCAGTGGTAGTCACTAGGCCGCGTCCGGTGGGGCTCCTTGCACAGGATGCGGACGCGGCGGTCTGTTCTCCTTAGGTAAAAGGATACGCGCATTTCAGACTCATCGTTCAGAGATCTATACTGGGTTAAAATGCATGCTCAAACGAAGTGAACAATTTTGACTTGCAGTTGGAGAAGCTCCTCGAAGCCCTTGTCTTTGATTGATTGTTTGATGCCTGGATGAGGTTCACCGCGGCAGTGTGACCTATCACCAAATATGTTAGTAAAATCCTGAGAAGTAAAACTTATTATCTACAGCTCACTTTTCTCTAACTGATGGCAGAGGAGTGCTGGTGCTACTAGAGCCGAATGTATCCTTGGCCCAGTGTTCTTTGATAATATCGGGTTCAGTCGACTGGCTAGTAGCTGTCGTTGCAGATGCAGAAGTAAGCGGCGAGAGTGGGATATCCGGTACAGACGGCGGGATATCCGAAGAAGTGGTAGAGGAAGACGACATCGGCGGAGGAGACATATGCGGCGGTCGAGTACGCTCATATGACCTCTGCCGTCGCGTGTTTTGGTCTCTCGCTGGGTGGTCTCTCGCTGGGTGGTCTCTCGCTGGGTGGTCTCTCGCTGGGTGGTCTCTCGCTGGATGGTCTCTCGCTGGGTGGTCTTTCGCTGGGTGGTCTCTCGCTGGGTGGTCTCTCGCTGGGTGGTTTCTCGCTGAATGGTCTCTCGCTGAGTGGTCCCTTACTAAGCACTCTCTCAGTGGGCGGCCCCTAACCGGGCTCGGGGGACTCGCGCGGTTGCTGGTAGGCGAGTCATTTGGGCGGAGCGTCATGCCTTCAAAGCGAGCAGCAAACCGGCTATCTTGTGAGGAGAGTAAAGTCTTGAAGCCACTGATGAGGTCCACGAGAATCGAGGAGGTGTAGTGACCCCTAACAAAGACCAGGAATAAGTACACGCACATGCGCCTTTTCTACTTGTTTCTTCTTTATGGCGGAGCACCTACTCTCTTACCAAGTCATTGAACTCTTGAAAGACCGTCTTATACTTGGCTAGCCGGATAGCCAGGGTGTAGTTTGATTGATCCCAAAAGAATCGGCTCATAATTATCCATGTGCGCTTGTATCTGGCTTGACCAGCATCTGGGTCATCGAGATCCCTGAAAAAATCGCCGATGTCCTCAACTGTATATGTGAAACTGGCTTGCACCACATTCAAATCGGATTTTATCATTTCAAAATAACGGCGATTTCGGGGATCTTCCGCTAGACGCTCCAAGGTGGTTAATGTTGAGCTGATTGCGTATAACTCGGACATGAGCGATGCGATCTCGCCCACATGTTCTGGGAGAGGGTCTCGGAATGCAAAAAAGCCAACAGCCAAGTCGTCGGCACTCTGACGAGATGCGCGCAGAGCTTGAGCCATATTATAGCCCAAAGGGTCAGGCCACAGGTTTTGAGGGGAGtttctaattttttttgggaggggggagggTAATGGTGGGGAGGGCTCTTTAAAGGGAGAGGGGGCTCGGAAAAATTGAGGAACCAAATAGACCAATAGGCGCACATGTGAACAATTAAGATTATTTAACAAAGACAACAAGTGGGAAATGATTTGGCCCATGCGGCTCTCTGGGCAGGGTTCTCCCTTGATGTGTTCACGCGCGAATGGCGGGGCTTTTAGTGGAGTCCTcgtttcttcatcttcggtCCGTTCTCTGTTCTCAATCGTGGACCGCTTGATGTAGAGCGGGGATAACCATGAATATACCTTATAAGCTCATAAACTTTGGTTGGTTGACTCAAATTCCATGGTTCATAGGGTATTTTCCAGCCCTAAATGTGGAGAACAGCCCCTAGGTATGCTCTTCTTCCCTTAGACCAATAGGATATAGCGTCTTGGGATAAAAGTACAGGGAGCACAGTGTTGAAAGTACAGAGCTGAAGAAAAGCTCTTGGTTCCTGGATCTGGTCGCTTCCGTGTGAAAATTATACAATA
It contains:
- a CDS encoding Homoserine dehydrogenase, whose amino-acid sequence is MSASPIYLGVIGVGGVGTAFLQQLARLPNAPKLVVLARSSQTLLAPTPAYSPAIPAADWATAAATPSLTKSGALQAEEIATYLASAPGRAILVDNTSDISLARQYPTFLKKGISVVTPNKKGFSDDLSLWKDIFASAAEGKALVYHESTVGAGLPVLSTLKDLVATGDEVTRIEGVFSGTLSFLFNTFAPASGSSNAQWSAVVAQAKELGYTEPDPRDDLNGMDVARKLTILARIAGLEVSRPDSFPVESLIPAELESLPSSADGITQFMTRLPEFDAQMANIKDTAEKQGKVVRYVGSIDVASKAVKVGLQYFDKDSAIAGLKGSDNIISFYTKRYGANPLIVQGAGAGGDVTAMGVSADLIKVVERLR
- a CDS encoding coiled-coil domain-containing protein 174, which codes for MPADQDSLYGQPRSKKNKTEQTSSSLAFTSQLSSLIAQNATSAPSRGRQRPSKNPKSDIFSKHNKGTQKRAAADLADDNRAVKQVHRSTQDIGSVDANTLARSRRRMQEKVRLYDDMKKGLHFTGDSDDDDMPVDPSDPDAYLARLRRKEKEVLVDFDLKHSNEEPLKQEESDNDNASIISYEDDLGRSRRGTRAEAAEAARAKDEEAGGRASQERWRPTRPENLIYGEVVQTEAFNPDANIASHMSHLAARRDRSPTPPEKKHYDAEAEIRNRGTGFYNFSTDEEERKQQMEELQILREGTLFKRKTDEERIAERKAHIEWRLKEMKRLNEERKERWRLEDLEAERNPPKPQTTPPPKPSPTKWLYPESDTPYDRTKCPLWRRYMVMVYPDPDDITDAAKDKDKDTS
- a CDS encoding Maltose acetyltransferase family protein, with amino-acid sequence MAQALRASRQSADDLAVGFFAFRDPLPEHVGEIASLMSELYAISSTLTTLERLAEDPRNRRYFEMIKSDLNVVQASFTYTVEDIGDFFRDLDDPDAGQARYKRTWIIMSRFFWDQSNYTLAIRLAKYKTVFQEFNDLVREGHYTSSILVDLISGFKTLLSSQDSRFAARFEGMTLRPNDSPTSNRASPPSPVRGRPLRECLVRDHSARDHSARNHPARDHPARDHPAKDHPARDHPARDHPARDHPARDHPARDHPARDQNTRRQRSYERTRPPHMSPPPMSSSSTTSSDIPPSVPDIPLSPLTSASATTATSQSTEPDIIKEHWAKDTFGSSSTSTPLPSVREKSHCRGEPHPGIKQSIKDKGFEELLQLSLNDESEMRVSFYLRRTDRRVRILCKEPHRTRPSDYHCLPLNLLEVLRDGSCLRLCRRRNRGTELVLWTQLKFTTLEDLVLFHNTFLALRSQDEGHPIEEILDHELAHEQECFGGTITDDDYVHALRVYKDTVTGAVRLQASVYLGDMNHTPVWTAFVTHNLGKRKWLKLYDSKTVIMRDTKPVVFISMDEYTPLQTSQGHHVLEFTSSSDAKEFLDVMDELGD